The Algoriphagus sp. TR-M9 genome has a window encoding:
- a CDS encoding Crp/Fnr family transcriptional regulator, translating into MNQEELNALLPNFTDPKLLEGILEKGQILHLEAGKVLMEPGQFVKMVPIVLEGSIKILRMDEDGKELFLYYLDAGETCALSLTCCSASKPSEIKAIVEEETTLVGIPIATHEQWSNEFKQWKDFVSNTYQSRFQEMLVALDAVAFKRMDERLMRYIVTKMKQYKTNELHTTHQEIANELGTSREVISRLLKQLEKKKWIELGRNVIYIRDDFEELIGK; encoded by the coding sequence ATGAACCAAGAAGAATTAAATGCATTGTTGCCAAACTTTACAGACCCCAAGTTATTGGAAGGGATTTTGGAAAAAGGACAAATCCTTCACCTCGAAGCAGGTAAAGTCCTCATGGAACCTGGGCAGTTTGTCAAAATGGTGCCAATAGTTTTGGAAGGATCCATCAAGATTTTGAGAATGGACGAGGACGGGAAAGAGTTGTTTTTGTATTACCTGGATGCGGGTGAGACCTGCGCACTTTCTCTGACTTGCTGCAGTGCCTCCAAACCCAGTGAAATCAAAGCAATAGTAGAAGAGGAAACTACCTTGGTTGGAATTCCCATCGCCACTCATGAGCAGTGGAGTAATGAATTCAAGCAATGGAAGGATTTTGTCTCTAATACTTATCAAAGCCGCTTTCAGGAGATGCTGGTAGCCTTAGATGCAGTGGCTTTCAAAAGAATGGATGAGCGCCTGATGCGGTATATTGTGACCAAAATGAAACAGTACAAAACCAATGAACTGCATACTACCCACCAGGAAATTGCAAATGAGCTGGGGACTTCACGTGAGGTGATATCCAGATTATTAAAACAACTGGAAAAGAAGAAATGGATAGAATTGGGGCGAAATGTAATTTATATCCGGGACGATTTTGAGGAATTGATCGGCAAATAG
- a CDS encoding universal stress protein, which yields MKVVVALDFSDISLNALDFAVALAEKKDGEIILVHVIEAVFDFASQASVALESMHADAEKLMKKSIVGRKNTGLKFRSVIKEGTASISISKLATEVGATLIVMGTQGSSGILKSLMGSTTINLIKEATVPTLVVPAESDPSFIQKVAIAMEFADDETDFIEWVIGLSKRWESGLEFVHVQTGLENNVDQKISELVKFMETNYPKTPTKIHKFYAKTAVEGLDQYLEENENVVLVMSHHHKNVWDQILSRSQTMKMIFHSKVPILVMP from the coding sequence ATGAAAGTAGTTGTCGCTTTAGATTTCTCTGATATATCCCTCAACGCCCTGGATTTTGCAGTTGCACTGGCGGAAAAGAAAGATGGTGAAATCATCCTCGTCCATGTGATTGAAGCTGTATTTGACTTTGCTTCTCAAGCCAGTGTAGCACTGGAAAGCATGCACGCCGATGCTGAGAAATTGATGAAAAAGTCCATAGTTGGGCGAAAAAACACAGGCCTAAAATTCAGATCAGTGATCAAGGAGGGAACAGCTTCTATTTCAATTTCCAAGTTAGCGACTGAAGTGGGTGCCACCCTAATCGTCATGGGTACGCAAGGATCCAGCGGGATATTAAAGAGCCTCATGGGCAGCACGACCATTAATTTGATAAAAGAAGCCACTGTCCCAACTTTGGTAGTGCCAGCAGAGTCTGACCCTAGCTTCATCCAGAAGGTAGCTATTGCTATGGAATTTGCAGATGATGAGACTGATTTTATAGAATGGGTAATTGGTCTAAGCAAGCGCTGGGAAAGTGGATTGGAATTCGTACATGTACAGACAGGCCTGGAAAACAACGTAGATCAAAAAATCTCTGAACTGGTCAAATTCATGGAAACCAACTACCCTAAAACACCCACCAAAATCCATAAATTCTACGCAAAAACTGCAGTTGAGGGGCTTGACCAGTATTTGGAAGAAAATGAAAATGTAGTTTTGGTGATGAGCCACCACCATAAAAACGTCTGGGATCAGATCCTAAGCCGAAGCCAAACCATGAAAATGATTTTTCACTCCAAAGTCCCTATTCTGGTCATGCCCTGA
- a CDS encoding sulfite exporter TauE/SafE family protein, translating into MDVIVLVGYAAAVIIGVSLGLIGGGGSILTVPVLVYILGIDPVLATAYSLFVVGSTSLVGSFTYMKKELVDYKTALVFAIPSFIAVFLTRKFLVPAIPEHMFDLGSLEVTKNIGIMVFFAIIMFAASVSMIQGNGKKDVKEDSKVKFNIPLIAIEGLVVGTITGIVGAGGGFLIIPALVLLAKLPMKKAVGTSLLIIAAKSLIGFLGDVSNQVIDWKMLLIFTGLSIVGIFIGSSLSKKINEKVLKKGFGWFVLVMALYIISKELF; encoded by the coding sequence ATGGATGTTATCGTGCTAGTCGGCTATGCTGCCGCAGTTATTATAGGAGTCAGTTTAGGGTTAATAGGAGGGGGAGGATCTATACTCACAGTCCCAGTTTTAGTTTATATTTTAGGAATAGACCCGGTTTTGGCTACGGCTTATTCTCTGTTTGTGGTAGGCAGTACCTCTTTGGTAGGGTCATTTACCTATATGAAAAAGGAGCTGGTTGATTACAAAACGGCATTAGTCTTTGCCATACCTTCATTCATAGCAGTTTTTCTAACCAGGAAATTTCTAGTACCTGCTATTCCTGAGCACATGTTTGACCTAGGATCTCTAGAAGTGACCAAAAACATAGGCATTATGGTGTTTTTTGCCATCATTATGTTTGCGGCGTCGGTATCTATGATCCAGGGAAACGGCAAAAAGGATGTGAAAGAGGATTCCAAAGTGAAATTTAACATTCCACTTATCGCAATAGAAGGATTGGTAGTGGGAACGATTACTGGGATTGTAGGAGCAGGAGGAGGGTTTTTGATTATTCCCGCCCTGGTATTACTGGCCAAACTCCCCATGAAAAAAGCTGTAGGCACCTCCTTGTTGATCATTGCGGCAAAATCATTAATCGGTTTTCTAGGAGATGTTTCCAATCAAGTCATAGACTGGAAGATGTTGTTGATTTTCACGGGGCTTTCAATAGTAGGTATATTTATAGGAAGCTCCCTTTCCAAGAAGATCAATGAAAAAGTTCTGAAAAAAGGATTTGGCTGGTTTGTTCTCGTGATGGCACTTTATATTATTTCTAAAGAATTGTTTTAG